From one Salvelinus alpinus chromosome 14, SLU_Salpinus.1, whole genome shotgun sequence genomic stretch:
- the LOC139538488 gene encoding plasma membrane ascorbate-dependent reductase CYBRD1-like, with amino-acid sequence MAMENFKQFLFALSAAVTVGFVSIIFVLRWVFYFKEGLAWDGGLAEFNWHPVLIVTGFIFMQGIAIVVYRLPWTWKCSKLMMKFIHAGLNILAFIFAAISLVAVFDFHNAQNIPNMYSLHSWVGLAAVILYSLQLVLGVCIYLIPITPTYLRAAFMPLHIYSGLFIFTSVIATALMGITEKLIFGLKNPSYKDSPPEATFVNVLGVLIVIFGGIILWIATRPSWKRPSEQVLRSPPTNGGGSVGTKVSQQTDPIDPKGNGDARRRSGKLEDSGQVN; translated from the exons ATGGCGATGGAGAATTTCAAGCAGTTCCTGTTCGCTTTGTCCGCTGCGGTTACCGTTGGTTTTGTCTCGATAATTTTTGTTTTGAGATGGGTTTTCTACTTCAAGGAAGGTTTAGCATGGGATGGAGGACTGGCCGAATTCAATTGGCACCCGGTTTTAATCGTTACCGGGTTCATTTTTATGCAGGGAATTG CCATTGTCGTGTATAGGTTGCCATGGACCTGGAAGTGCAGCAAGTTAATGATGAAGTTTATTCATGCTGGCTTAAACATACTGGCCTTCATTTTCGCTGCCATATCTCTGGTAGCAGTATTTGACTTCCACAACGCACAAAACATCCCCAACATGTACAGCCTGCACAGCTGGGTGGGGCTAGCAGCTGTGATACTTTATTCACTACAG CTTGTCCTGGGAGTGTGTATATACCTGATACCCATCACCCCGACATACCTGAGAGCCGCGTTTATGCCCCTGCACATCTACAGTGGCCTGTTCATCTTTACCAGTGTCATAGCCACTGCACTTATGGGCATCACAGAGAAGCTCATTTTTGGCCT GAAAAATCCCAGTTACAAAGACTCTCCCCCAGAGGCCACCTTTGTGAATGTGCTGGGAGTACTTATAGTTATTTTTGGAGGAATCATCCTCTGGATCGCTACTCGCCCCTCTTGGAAACGCCCCAGTGAGCAGGTCCTGCGCTCCCCGCCTACTAACGGGGGTGGGTCAGTTGGCACCAAAGTGTCTCAACAAACTGACCCGATTGACCCCAAAGGCAATGGAGATGCCAGAAGAAGGAGTGGTAAATTGGAGGACTCCGGACAGGTCAACTGA
- the LOC139538490 gene encoding dynein, cytoplasmic 1, intermediate chain 2a isoform X1: MSDKSELKAELERKKQRLAQIREEKKRKEDERKKKEADLKKDAAPLDDSDLEKKRRETDALLQSMGITSADVPVVPPPMSPTSKSVGTPSEAGSQDSGDGAVGSRTLHWDSDPSTLQLHSDSELGRGPLKLGMAKITHVDFPPKETVSYTKETQTPVTTQQKEEEDEEEEEEEIAPPQPVLEIQTEKPDQKEEEEAPPQELTEEEKLQILHSEQFITFFDHSTRIVERALSQHVDVFFDYSGREMEEKEGEIQAGAKLFLNRQFVDERWSKHRVVTCLDWSPQYPELLVASYNNNEEAPHEPDGVALVWNMKYKKNTPEYVFHCQSAVMSAAFARFHPNLVVGGTYSGQIVLWDNRSNKRTPVQRTPLSAAAHTHPVYCVNVVGTQNAHNLISISTDGKMCSWSLDMLSQPQDSLELVFKQSKAVAVTSMSFPLGDVNNFAVGSEDGSVYMACRHGSKAGISEMFEGHHGPITGIDCHTATGPVDFSHLFVTSSFDWTVKLWSTKNNKPLYSFEDNSDYVYDVMWSPTHPALFACVDGVGHLDLWNLNNDTEVPTASTTVEGNPALNRVRWAHSGKEIAVGDSDGQILVYDVGEQIAVPRNDEWTRFVRTLAEINENRDDAEELAAQRLSA, translated from the exons ATGTCAGACAAAAGTGAGCTGAAAGCGGAGCTTGAACGGAAGAAGCAACGCCTGGCTCAGATCAGGGAGGAGAAAAAAAGGAAGGAAGATGAGCGCAAAAAGAAAGAG GCTGACCTGAAGAAAGATGCCGCCCCACTGGATGACTCGGATTTGGAGAAAAAGAGACGTGAGACAGATGCCCTTCTGCAGAGCATGGGCATCACATCAGCTGATGTCCCTGTTG TCCCTCCTCCCATGTCTCCGACCTCCAAATCTGTGGGCACACCAAGCGAGGCAGGGAGCCAAGACTCGGGCGACGGCGCCGTGGGATCCAG GACTCTACACTGGGACTCTGACCCGTCTACTCTTCAGCTTCACTCTGACTCCGAGCTGGG GCGTGGACCTCTGAAGCTGGGCATGGCCAAGATCACCCATGTTGATTTCCCTCCAAAAGAGACGGTGTCGTACACCAAGGAGACCCAGACGCCTGTGACCACCCAGCAGAAAGAAG aggaagacgaggaggaggaggaggaggagattgcTCCACCACAACCAGTGCTTGAGATCCAAACGGAGAAACCAGaccagaaagaggaggaggaag CACCTCCACAAGAGCTGACTGAGGAGGAGAAGCTGCAGATTCTCCACTCTGAGCAGTTCATAACCTTCTTTGACCACAGCACCCGCATCGTGGAGCGGGCCCTGTCCCAACACGTGGACGTCTTCTTCGACTACAGTGGTCGCGAGATGGAGGAGAaggaagg TGAGATCCAAGCTGGGGCCAAGCTGTTTCTGAACAGACAGTTTGTGGATGAGCGCTGGTCTAAGCATCGCGTGGTCACCTGTCTGGACTGGTCCCCTCAG TATCCTGAGCTGCTGGTTGCCTCATACAACAACAACGAGGAAGCCCCCCACGAGCCGGACGGGGTGGCCCTGGTCTGGAACATGAAGTACAAGAAGAACACTCCGGAATATGTCTTCCACTGCCAG TCTGCAGTGATGTCGGCCGCCTTTGCCAGAttccaccctaacctggtggtggGGGGCACCTACTCGGGGCAGATCGTTCTGTGGGACAACAGGAGCAACAAGAGGACCCCCGTGCAGAGGACCCCTCTGTCAGCAGCAGCACACACG CACCCAGTGTACTGTGTGAACGTGGTGGGCACCCAGAACGCCCACAACCTCATTAGCATCTCTACCGATGGCAAGATGTGTTCCTGGAGCCTGGACATGCTGTCTCAACCGCAG GACAGCCTGGAGCTGGTGTTCAAGCAGTCGAAGGCCGTCGCTGTCACCTCCATGTCTTTCCCCCTCGGAGATGTCAACAACTTTGCGGTGGGGAGCGAGGACGGGTCCGTCTACATGGCGTGTCGTCATGGAAG TAAAGCAGGGATCAGTGAGATGTTTGAGGGCCACCACGGGCCTATCACAGGGATAGACTGTCACACAGCGACCGGGCCCGTTGACTTCTCCCATCTGTTTGTCACCTCCTCCTTTGACTGGACCGTCAAGCTGTGGAGCACCAAG AACAACAAGCCACTGTACTCGTTCGAGGACAACTCGGATTACGTCTATGACGTCATGTGGTCCCCCACTCACCCGGCTCTGTTTGCGTGTGTGGACGGAGTGGGCCATCTTGATCTGTGGAACCTCAACAACGACACTGAG GTTCCTACAGCCAGTACCACAGTGGAGGGGAACCCAGCCCTGAACCGCGTGCGCTGGGCCCACTCTGGCAAAGAGATAGCCGTGGGAGACTCTGATGGACAGATCCTGGTCTATGATGTTGGAGAG caaatCGCTGTTCCACGCAACGACGAGTGGACCCGCTTTGTCCGAACCCTGGCGGAGATCAACGAGAACCGGGATGATGCCGAGGAGCTTGCCGCTCAGCGCCTCTCTGCCTGA
- the LOC139538490 gene encoding dynein, cytoplasmic 1, intermediate chain 2a isoform X2, protein MSDKSELKAELERKKQRLAQIREEKKRKEDERKKKEADLKKDAAPLDDSDLEKKRRETDALLQSMGITSADVPVVPPPMSPTSKSVGTPSEAGSQDSGDGAVGSRRGPLKLGMAKITHVDFPPKETVSYTKETQTPVTTQQKEEEDEEEEEEEIAPPQPVLEIQTEKPDQKEEEEAPPQELTEEEKLQILHSEQFITFFDHSTRIVERALSQHVDVFFDYSGREMEEKEGEIQAGAKLFLNRQFVDERWSKHRVVTCLDWSPQYPELLVASYNNNEEAPHEPDGVALVWNMKYKKNTPEYVFHCQSAVMSAAFARFHPNLVVGGTYSGQIVLWDNRSNKRTPVQRTPLSAAAHTHPVYCVNVVGTQNAHNLISISTDGKMCSWSLDMLSQPQDSLELVFKQSKAVAVTSMSFPLGDVNNFAVGSEDGSVYMACRHGSKAGISEMFEGHHGPITGIDCHTATGPVDFSHLFVTSSFDWTVKLWSTKNNKPLYSFEDNSDYVYDVMWSPTHPALFACVDGVGHLDLWNLNNDTEVPTASTTVEGNPALNRVRWAHSGKEIAVGDSDGQILVYDVGEQIAVPRNDEWTRFVRTLAEINENRDDAEELAAQRLSA, encoded by the exons ATGTCAGACAAAAGTGAGCTGAAAGCGGAGCTTGAACGGAAGAAGCAACGCCTGGCTCAGATCAGGGAGGAGAAAAAAAGGAAGGAAGATGAGCGCAAAAAGAAAGAG GCTGACCTGAAGAAAGATGCCGCCCCACTGGATGACTCGGATTTGGAGAAAAAGAGACGTGAGACAGATGCCCTTCTGCAGAGCATGGGCATCACATCAGCTGATGTCCCTGTTG TCCCTCCTCCCATGTCTCCGACCTCCAAATCTGTGGGCACACCAAGCGAGGCAGGGAGCCAAGACTCGGGCGACGGCGCCGTGGGATCCAG GCGTGGACCTCTGAAGCTGGGCATGGCCAAGATCACCCATGTTGATTTCCCTCCAAAAGAGACGGTGTCGTACACCAAGGAGACCCAGACGCCTGTGACCACCCAGCAGAAAGAAG aggaagacgaggaggaggaggaggaggagattgcTCCACCACAACCAGTGCTTGAGATCCAAACGGAGAAACCAGaccagaaagaggaggaggaag CACCTCCACAAGAGCTGACTGAGGAGGAGAAGCTGCAGATTCTCCACTCTGAGCAGTTCATAACCTTCTTTGACCACAGCACCCGCATCGTGGAGCGGGCCCTGTCCCAACACGTGGACGTCTTCTTCGACTACAGTGGTCGCGAGATGGAGGAGAaggaagg TGAGATCCAAGCTGGGGCCAAGCTGTTTCTGAACAGACAGTTTGTGGATGAGCGCTGGTCTAAGCATCGCGTGGTCACCTGTCTGGACTGGTCCCCTCAG TATCCTGAGCTGCTGGTTGCCTCATACAACAACAACGAGGAAGCCCCCCACGAGCCGGACGGGGTGGCCCTGGTCTGGAACATGAAGTACAAGAAGAACACTCCGGAATATGTCTTCCACTGCCAG TCTGCAGTGATGTCGGCCGCCTTTGCCAGAttccaccctaacctggtggtggGGGGCACCTACTCGGGGCAGATCGTTCTGTGGGACAACAGGAGCAACAAGAGGACCCCCGTGCAGAGGACCCCTCTGTCAGCAGCAGCACACACG CACCCAGTGTACTGTGTGAACGTGGTGGGCACCCAGAACGCCCACAACCTCATTAGCATCTCTACCGATGGCAAGATGTGTTCCTGGAGCCTGGACATGCTGTCTCAACCGCAG GACAGCCTGGAGCTGGTGTTCAAGCAGTCGAAGGCCGTCGCTGTCACCTCCATGTCTTTCCCCCTCGGAGATGTCAACAACTTTGCGGTGGGGAGCGAGGACGGGTCCGTCTACATGGCGTGTCGTCATGGAAG TAAAGCAGGGATCAGTGAGATGTTTGAGGGCCACCACGGGCCTATCACAGGGATAGACTGTCACACAGCGACCGGGCCCGTTGACTTCTCCCATCTGTTTGTCACCTCCTCCTTTGACTGGACCGTCAAGCTGTGGAGCACCAAG AACAACAAGCCACTGTACTCGTTCGAGGACAACTCGGATTACGTCTATGACGTCATGTGGTCCCCCACTCACCCGGCTCTGTTTGCGTGTGTGGACGGAGTGGGCCATCTTGATCTGTGGAACCTCAACAACGACACTGAG GTTCCTACAGCCAGTACCACAGTGGAGGGGAACCCAGCCCTGAACCGCGTGCGCTGGGCCCACTCTGGCAAAGAGATAGCCGTGGGAGACTCTGATGGACAGATCCTGGTCTATGATGTTGGAGAG caaatCGCTGTTCCACGCAACGACGAGTGGACCCGCTTTGTCCGAACCCTGGCGGAGATCAACGAGAACCGGGATGATGCCGAGGAGCTTGCCGCTCAGCGCCTCTCTGCCTGA